A single Drechmeria coniospora strain ARSEF 6962 chromosome 03, whole genome shotgun sequence DNA region contains:
- a CDS encoding sarcosine oxidase yields the protein MTSYLIIGAGNFGAATALTLARRGEASSITIVDTVDFPNPRSASHDINKIVRDDYPDKLYMRMLVDAMPKWRNDKLYNTYYHEVGMLRADTSNFGQASIAAYRDFGVANKSEFLPVDEVRKRWNGAFATANFDGLDTVLYNPTVGFAEADKALSAVIREAVDQGVEYRIGVMKTLTFGSSGECTGIVLENGDVLRADKVLLATGARTAALLAQSAPENQDLHAGDRVLATGALSFYAKLVGEQRNKFAPIPVLKNCLPNVKGEGMSILKDGTIKFNCDMCFTNYVTFPPTGERMSVAPEGNVFSSWTGPKFFQFLQTRARQTMDALYGNEVEDIAIEAYRLCWDASTPTHDFLITPHPHSQGLYVATGGSFHGWKFLPVIGDYIVDMMQGRLDSAYTQRWAWDKKSEGCHSANPTYQIVGDLQDWIS from the exons ATGACTTCATACCTCATCATCGGCGCAGGCAACTTCGGTGCCGCCACAGCACTGACTCTGGCCCGACGAGGCGAAGCTTCCAGCATCACCATAGTCGACACGGTCGATTTCCCCAATCCTCGTTCCGCTTCTCATGACATCAACAAGATTGTGCGTGATGATTATCCTGACAagttgtacatgcgcatgctcgtcgatgccatgCCAAAGTGGCGCAACGACAAGCTATACAACACCTACTACCATGAGGTCGGCATGCTGCGAGCGGACACATCAAACTTTGGCCAGGCGAGCATAGCCGCTTACAGGGACTTTGGCGTTGCCAACAAGTCCGAGTTCCTCCCGGTGGATGAGGTGCGCAAGCGCTGGAACGGCGCCTTTGCGACGGCCAACTTCGACGGGCTCGACACCGTCCTCTACAACCCAACCGTCGGCtttgccgaggccgacaaggcaCTTTCAGCCGTCATCCGAGAGGCTGTCGATCAAGGTGTCGAATATCGTATTGGCGTCATGAAGACGCTTACATTTGGCTCGTCTGGGGAGTGTACCGGAATCGTTCTTGAGAACGGCGATGTGCTGCGAGCCGACAaggtcctcctcgccacggGGGCCCGGACAGCGGCCCTCTTGGCGCAGAGCGCGCCAGAAAACCAAGACTTGCATGCCGGTGACAGGGTCCTTGCCACAGGAGCTCTGAGCTTTTATGCGAAGCTCGTCGGAGAACAACGGAACAAGTTTGCACCAATCCCAGTCCTCAAGAACTGTCTCCCCAACGTGAAAG GTGAGGGCATGTCGATTCTCAAGGATGGAACCATCAAGTTTAACTGCGACATGTGCTTCACCAACTATGTCACCTTCCCCCCCACAGGCGAAAGGATGTCCGTGGCGCCAGAAGGAAACGTGTTCAGCAGCTGGACGGGCCCCAAGTTTTTCCAATTTCTACAGACGCGCGCACGACAGACTATGGACGCTCTGTACGGCAATGAAGTCGAGGACATTGCCATTGAAGCCTATCGGTTGTGCTG GGACGCCTCAACTCCCACGCACGATTTCCTCATCACGCCGCACCCGCACTCCCAAGGTCTCTACGTGGCCACGGGCGGTTCGTTTCACGGCTGGAAATTCCTACCGGTGATTGGTGACTACATAGTCGACATGATGCAGGGCCGCCTAGACTCGGCTTACACTCAGCGTTGGGCATGGGACAAGAAAAGCGAGGGCTGTCATTCTGCCAACCCGACGTACCAAATTGTTGGAGACTTGCAGGATTGGATCTCTTGA